DNA from Cutibacterium acnes:
TCCTTGACGACGCGGGCGCGCTCGCGCAGGTGGTTCTGCTCAGCCATGTGCTGCTTGCGACGACGGGTAAATGCGGTGCGAGCACCGGAAAAACGGTGCCACAACTCGTCGTCAGTCGTCTTGTCGATACGGGGGAGAAGGCGCCACTGGTCAAGTAGATCGCGAAACTTTCCAATGCCACCACGCCAGTCACTGCCAGCAGCAATAGCCTCTGCCTGGGCTACCATTTCCTCCTTAGCTTGCTTGGCGCGGGCCTTAGCTTCAGCGCGCTCCTCACGGCGGGTCTCCGCCTTGGCGTCAATAGTGGGGGTCAATGCCTCCACTCGGGCTGCGAGAGATTCCAGATCGCCAACGGCATTGGCCTCACGGATAGATGTGACGAGTTTACTGGCGGCCGACCGTGCCTCCTCCGGCGAGGCGGTGCCCGAGCTCACTCGTGATTCCAGCAGCGACACCTCGGTCTCGAGGGCGCGATAGCGGCGCACGAAGAATTCAAGGGCTTCCTCGCTAGTGGAGTCCGGCACCTGGCCGACAGACCTCTCCCCGTCACTAGTTCGGACGTAAACGGTGCCGTCATCATCGACGCGGCCGAAGGACTGCGGAGCTTGTGCGTGACTCATACGCCCCATCTTGCCCGATAAACTGCCAAACGTGTTCATCGCGTCCTTTATCACAGGTCCTTTTCAGACCAATTGCTATCTGTTAGCGCGCGAACAGGGGTCTGAGTGCGTCATCGTCGATCCCGGTATGGGCGCTGAAGAGTTCCTTGGTGATGCCCTGAGAACCCATCATCTCGTTCCAGTGGCGATCGCTGTGACCCACGGCCACATCGACCATATTGGTTCTGCTCGACAGGTCGGGGACGAGTACGGCATCCCGGTGCTGTGCCCTCGTGACGACCGTCACCTGCTCAGCGACCCGATGGCCGGGCTCTCCGACTTCGCCCGCCCGCTTATCGAACAGTGGTATGGGTCGACGACCCTGCGTGAGCCAGAACAAGTCGTCGACGTCGAGCCCTTCTCCCATCACCAGTTCGCCAACCTCGACCTGGAGTTCTTGCATGCACCGGGCCACACCCCGGGTTGTTCCATGATTCGTACGATCGACGCCGAGTTCGGTCCCATCGTCATGTCAGGAGACGTCGTTTTTGCCGGATCTATCGGACGTACTGACATGCCAGGCGGCGACCCTGCCCAGATGTCACACAGCCTCTCCGACGTCGTGTGGTCCCTGGATGATTCCACTTATGTGCTGCCCGGACACGGCGGACCAACGACGATGGCCAATGAACGTCTGACCAATCCGTTCTTGGGGCGCCGCTAGGCCTCACCGCATGCGAATGCACCCGATCGCCCTCAGACTGGCACAATAAAGGCTGCGGGGTGACCCGCTGTTGTACTCAACTTTTCGA
Protein-coding regions in this window:
- a CDS encoding DUF349 domain-containing protein produces the protein MIKDAMNTFGSLSGKMGRMSHAQAPQSFGRVDDDGTVYVRTSDGERSVGQVPDSTSEEALEFFVRRYRALETEVSLLESRVSSGTASPEEARSAASKLVTSIREANAVGDLESLAARVEALTPTIDAKAETRREERAEAKARAKQAKEEMVAQAEAIAAGSDWRGGIGKFRDLLDQWRLLPRIDKTTDDELWHRFSGARTAFTRRRKQHMAEQNHLRERARVVKEHIIEEARPLAESTAWGETSRQFRDLMNRWKAAGPAPRDVDDKLWKEFRAIQDTFFDARTAAQSQQDEEYRGNQEVKEQLLDEAEKDILPVKDIEEAKVKLRAFLEKFNEVGRVPRDAMKRIDARVRDLERQVHSAEEAEWKRTDPQARERARATVDMFSAHIDKLNAQVEKAEAAGRTKDADKARESIKTYQTWLDEAQKALDEFSA
- a CDS encoding MBL fold metallo-hydrolase; translated protein: MFIASFITGPFQTNCYLLAREQGSECVIVDPGMGAEEFLGDALRTHHLVPVAIAVTHGHIDHIGSARQVGDEYGIPVLCPRDDRHLLSDPMAGLSDFARPLIEQWYGSTTLREPEQVVDVEPFSHHQFANLDLEFLHAPGHTPGCSMIRTIDAEFGPIVMSGDVVFAGSIGRTDMPGGDPAQMSHSLSDVVWSLDDSTYVLPGHGGPTTMANERLTNPFLGRR